One window of the Camelina sativa cultivar DH55 chromosome 1, Cs, whole genome shotgun sequence genome contains the following:
- the LOC104746167 gene encoding alanine--glyoxylate aminotransferase 2 homolog 3, mitochondrial, with the protein MRRLTAVNSLLKRNNYLLQRHGFSQTVAQRTTSDRETETKVPKMPPFNYSPPPYEGPSTAEIIAKRREFLSPALFHFYNTPLNIVEGKMQYVFDETGRRYLDAFGGIATVSCGHSHPEVVNSVIKQLKLIQHSTILYLNHTISDFAEALVSNLPGDLKVVFFTNSGTEANELAMMMARLYTGCNDIVSLRNSYHGNAAATMGATAQSNWKFNVVQSGVHHAINPDPYRGIFGSDGEKYASDVQDLIRFGTSGQVAGFIGESIQGVGGIVELAPGYLPAVYDTVRRAGGVCIADEVQSGFARTGTNFWGFQSHGVVPDIVTMAKGIGNGIPLGAVVTTPEIAGVLSRRSYFNTFGGNPMCTAAGHAVLRVIHEEKLQENALLVGSHLKRRLTLLKNKHELIGDVRGRGLMLGVEFVRDRDLKTPAKTETLHLMDQLREMGVLVGKGGFYGNVFRITPPLCFTLSDADFLVDVMDHAMSKM; encoded by the exons ATGCGGAGGTTGACGGCGGTTAATTCACTACTGAAACGGAACAATTATCTTCTTCAGCGTCATGGCTTCTCACAGACAGTTGCTCAGAGAACAACCTCCGATCGTGAGACCGAGACAAAAGTTCCGAAAATGCCCCCGTTCAATTATTCTCCGCCGCCTTACGAAGGTCCCTCCACCGCAGAGATCATAGCAAAGCGGCGAGAGTTCCTCAGCCCCGCTCTGTTTCACTTCTACAACACACCA TTAAACATTGTGGAGGGAAAGATGCAGTATGTGTTCGACGAGACGGGGCGGAGATATTTAGATGCTTTCGGAGGCATAGCGACTGTTTCGTGCGGCCATAGCCATCCAGAAGTAGTTAACTCCGTGATCAAACAACTAAAGCTTATTCAACACTCCACAATCCTTTACCTTAACCACACCATCTCCGATTTTGCTGAAGCCCTCGTCTCCAATCTTCCCGGAGATCTCAAG GTAGTGTTTTTCACGAATTCAGGTACGGAGGCGAATGAGCTGGCAATGATGATGGCTAGGTTGTATACAGGATGTAATGACATCGTTTCGCTTAGGAACTCTTATCATGGAAACGCCGCTGCCACTATGGGAGCCACTGCTCAGTCCAATTGGAAATTCAACGTCGTTCAG AGTGGAGTTCATCACGCCATAAATCCAGATCCTTACAGAGGAATATTTGGATCCGACGGTGAAAAGTATGCAAGTGACGTACAAGACCTTATCCGATTTGGAACATCAGGCCAAGTCGCCGGATTCATCGGCGAATCTATCCAG GGAGTTGGAGGAATAGTAGAGCTAGCTCCGGGATACTTACCGGCGGTGTACGACACTGTGAGGAGAGCCGGAGGAGTTTGCATTGCCGATGAAGTCCAATCCGGTTTCGCTCGTACCGGAACCAATTTCTGGGGATTCCAGTCCCATGGTGTTGTCCCTGACATCGTCACCATGGCTAAG GGTATTGGTAACGGTATACCACTTGGAGCGGTTGTGACAACACCGGAGATCGCCGGCGTTTTAAGCCGTCGGAGTTACTTTAATACCTTCGGCGGAAACCCAATGTGCACGGCAGCAGGACACGCAGTCCTTAGAGTCATTCACGAAGAGAAGCTCCAAGAGAACGCTTTGCTCGTTGGCTCACATCTCAAACGTAGACTTACACTTCTCAAAAATAAACACGAAC TCATCGGAGACGTGAGAGGAAGAGGATTGATGCTTGGAGTTGAGTTTGTCAGAGACCGTGACCTAAAAACTCCTGCTAAAACAGAGACCCTTCATTTAATGGATCAACTGAGAG AAATGGGAGTGTTGGTGGGTAAAGGTGGATTCTATGGGAACGTCTTCAGAATCACCCCTCCTCTCTGCTTTACCCTCTCCGACGCTG ATTTCCTTGTGGATGTGATGGATCACGCTATGTCGAAGATGTGA
- the LOC104746257 gene encoding probable L-type lectin-domain containing receptor kinase VI.1, protein MGISRFITSFMLLLFLILSSNVFKCSVLVEATTAAKFTFKGFKGNQTAIQTEGASTIQHDSGLLRLTDRTHNATGTAFYREPIRLRAYTNSTNYKVCSFSSSFVFVIIPSSPGNGGFGFTFTLSPTPNRPGAEAAQYLGLLNRYNNGNQSNHVFALEFDTVQGFKDGADRRGNHIGLNFNNLSSDVQEPLIYYETADRKEDFQLDSGEPIRVHVDYDGSSEILNVTIYPTRLESKPEKPLISRRVSELTGIVEEEMYVGFTAATGKDQSSAHYVMGWSFASCGENPKADWLHLKQLPDPPPPNTSLRHKKGYAFQVVALIVALSIVTVVLLVLLFVFVMYKRQIQEDEILEDWEIDYPHRFKYRDLYLATKRFKESEIIGTGGFGIVYRGNLSSSGPIAVKKITSNSLQGVREFVAEIESLGRLGHKNLVNLQGWCKHKNDLLLVYDYIPNGSLDSLLYKTPRRNGVVFPWDVRFEIIKGIASGLLYLHEEWEQIVIHRDVKASNVLIDEDMNAKLGDFGLARLYERGTLSQTTKVVGTLGYMAPELTRNGKGSTASDVFAFGVLLLEIVCGNRPTNSSGDFFLADWVMEFHTNGGVLSAVDQKLGSSFNGIEAKLALLVGLLCCHQKPKSRPSMRMVLRYLNGEEDVPQIDENWGFSDSSRDDLGISVVGYVSSDRASTSNTFSSCSEVSSSSYR, encoded by the coding sequence ATGGGCATATCAAGATTCATAACCTCCTTCATGCTTTTACTCTTTctaattttgtcatcaaacGTTTTTAAATGTTCTGTTCTTGTTGAGGCCACAACAGCAGCAAAATTCACATTCAAAGGTTTCAAAGGAAACCAAACGGCAATTCAAACAGAAGGAGCTTCGACAATCCAACACGACAGTGGTCTTCTTAGGCTAACTGATCGGACCCACAACGCCACTGGAACAGCGTTTTACCGTGAACCGATTAGATTGCGTGCCTACACCAACTCAACCAACTACAAAGTATGTTCCTTTAGCTCCTCTTTTGTCTTTGTCATTATCCCTTCAAGTCCCGGAAACGGTGGTTTTGGATTCACGTTCACACTTTCTCCGACCCCGAATCGTCCCGGAGCCGAAGCAGCACAGTATTTAGGGCTTTTGAACAGATACAACAACGGGAACCAATCCAATCACGTGTTCGCTTTGGAATTCGACACGGTACAAGGATTTAAAGACGGTGCCGACAGAAGAGGAAACCACATCGGTCTTAATTTCAACAATCTCTCCTCCGATGTTCAAGAGCCGCTCATCTATTACGAGACCGCTGATCGAAAAGAGGATTTTCAGCTCGATAGCGGCGAACCAATCAGAGTTCACGTCGACTACGACGGATCCAGCGAAATCTTAAACGTTACAATCTATCCGACGCGACTAGAGTCAAAACCCGAAAAGCCTCTGATCTCGCGGCGAGTTTCGGAGCTGACGGGGATCGTGGAGGAGGAAATGTACGTAGGGTTCACCGCCGCGACTGGGAAAGACCAGTCTAGTGCTCACTATGTAATGGGTTGGAGTTTTGCTAGCTGTGGAGAAAACCCAAAGGCGGACTGGCTTCATCTCAAGCAACTTCCTGATCCTCCACCTCCAAATACAAGCTTGCGTCACAAGAAAGGTTACGCTTTTCAAGTCGTTGCTTTGATTGTAGCGTTATCGATCGTTACAGTGGTCTTGCTTGTGTTACTGTTTGTATTTGTCATGTACAAAAGGCAAATCCAAGAGGATGAGATTTTAGAGGATTGGGAGATTGATTATCCTCATAGATTTAAATACAGAGATCTCTACTTAGCAACGAAGAGATTCAAAGAGAGTGAGATCATTGGTACTGGAGGATTTGGGATTGTTTACAGAGGAAACCTATCTTCTTCGGGTCCGATCGCAGTGAAGAAGATAACTTCAAATAGCTTACAAGGTGTTAGAGAATTTGTAGCAGAGATCGAGAGTTTGGGAAGATTAGGGCACAAGAACCTTGTGAATCTTCAAGGATGGTGTAAACACAAAAACGACCTTTTGTTAGTTTACGATTATATCCCCAACGGGAGCCTCGACTCGCTGCTGTACAAAACGCCGAGAAGAAACGGTGTCGTTTTTCCGTGGGACGTACGTTTTGAGATCATAAAGGGAATCGCGTCGGGTCTATTGTATCTTCACGAAGAATGGGAACAAATTGTAATTCATAGAGACGTGAAAGCTAGCAATGTTCTTATTGATGAAGATATGAACGCTAAATTAGGCGATTTTGGACTCGCTAGGCTTTATGAACGCGGAACGCTATCGCAAACCACGAAAGTCGTTGGTACTTTAGGTTACATGGCGCCTGAGCTCACACGTAACGGCAAAGGCTCTACGGCGTCTGACGTTTTCGCGTTTGGCGTTTTGTTGTTAGAAATCGTTTGTGGGAATAGACCAACGAACTCATCAGGGGACTTCTTCTTAGCTGATTGGGTCATGGAGTTCCACACAAATGGTGGGGTACTTAGCGCCGTGGATCAGAAACTCGGATCTAGCTTCAATGGCATAGAGGCTAAATTAGCTCTTCTTGTTGGACTACTATGTTGCCATCAGAAACCTAAATCTCGGCCATCGATGAGAATGGTGCTTAGATACTTGAACGGCGAAGAGGATGTTCCACAGATTGATGAAAATTGGGGATTCTCAGATTCTTCGAGGGATGATCTTGGAATAAGTGTTGTAGGTTATGTTTCATCCGATAGAGCCTCGACCTCGAATACTTTTTCGTCTTGCTCGGAGGTCTCTTCAAGCTCATATCGTTAG
- the LOC104746407 gene encoding uncharacterized protein LOC104746407, whose product MGNESENFDIEDLMSYGDDLISLLRVKNGFDEISQSPEQLNSLNFACDEDYTDIHASIQDCKKKLDVCKKKTEEAYLDVAAEDETERLQKELDEEIELECQLKNELRVVADELSDLNAQLNSIAEHKQSTKRKARDNLRDEKKLSMHASVTQVIPDIDDPSKISGYMVDREKRVIEKFQFETNEMTAYETCKSIWSIINKQ is encoded by the exons ATGGGAAACGAGTCGGAGAATTTCGATATTGAGGATCTGATGTCTTACGGAGACGATTTAATCAGTTTATTGCGTGTTAAGAATGGTTTTGATGAGATCTCTCAAAGTCCCGAGCAGTTAAATTCTCTCAATTTCGCTTGTGACGAGGATTACACTGACATACATGCCTCTATTCAAG ATTGTAAGAAGAAGCTCGATGTTTGTAAGAAGAAAACGGAGGAAGCGTATTTAGATGTTGCGGCTGAAGATGAGACTGAACGTCTTCAGAAAGAGCTTGACGAAGAGATTGAACTGGAATGCCAGCTAAAGAACGAGCTTAG AGTGGTCGCTGATGAACTCAGTGACCTGAATGCTCAGTTGAATTCAATTGCTGAACATAAGCAATCTACAAAGAGAAAAGCGCGGGACAACTTGAGAGATGA GAAAAAGCTATCTATGCATGCTTCTGTCACGCAAGTTATACCGGACATTGATGATCCTTCAAAGATCTCAGGCT ATATGGTAGATCGTGAAAAGAGGGTCATTGAGAAGTTTCAATTCGAGACAAATGAGATGACGGCCTACGAGACATGTAAAAGTATCTGGAGCATCATCAACAAGCAGTAG
- the LOC104746487 gene encoding uncharacterized protein At5g01610-like encodes MDQILNKVGSYWLGKKANKQLDSVGDDINSLSTSIEGGTKWLVNKIKGKMQKPLPELLKEFGLPVGIFPRDATNYEFNEQTRKLTVFIPSICEVGYKDSSVLRFTTTVTAFLEKGKLADVEGMKTKVMIWVKVTSISADSSKVHFMAGMKKSRSRDAYEVLRDGVEIDKF; translated from the exons ATGGATCAGATCTTGAACAAGGTAGGCTCTTACTGGTTAGGTAAGAAGGCGAACAAGCAGCTCGATTCCGTCGGTGACGATATCAAC TCTCTGTCTACGAGTATTGAAGGAGGAACAAAATGGCTAGTGAACAAAATCAAAG GAAAAATGCAGAAGCCATTGCCTGAGTTACTAAAGGAGTTTGGTTTGCCTGTTGGGATCTTTCCACGTGACGCAACCAACTACGAGTTCAATGAACAGACGAGGAAACTAACCGTTTTTATTCCATCAATCTGCGAAGTTGGCTACAAGGATTCATCAGTCTTGAGATTCACCACAACAGTTACGGCTTTTCTCGAGAAAGGAAAGCTCGCTGATGTTGAAGGGATGAAGACAAAAGTCATGATATGGGTTAAAGTCACAAGTATCTCTGCTGATTCTTCAAAGGTACATTTCATGGCTGGGATGAAGAAAAGCAGAAGCCGAGATGCTTATGAGGTTTTAAGAGATGGCGTTGAGATTGATAAATTCTAG
- the LOC104746571 gene encoding UDP-arabinopyranose mutase 3-like, with protein sequence MREGAITAVSHGLWLNIPDYDAPTQLVKPLERNSRKFDLSLRYVDAVMTIPKGTLFPMCGMNLAFDRELIGPAMYFGLMGDGQPIGRYDDMWAGWCVKVICDHMGWGVKTGLPYIWHSKASNPFMNLKKEYNGIFWQEEAIPFFQSVTLPKECTSVQQCYLELAKLVKEKLGKVDPYFIKLATGMVAWIEAWEELNSAEGTEAKAKAPKGKND encoded by the exons ATGCGCGAAGGTGCCATAACTGCTGTCTCTCATGGCCTATGGCTCAACATTCCTGACTATGATGCTCCCACTCAGCTTGTGAAACCTCTTGAACGAAATTCCAGGAAATTTGATCTCTCACTGAG GTATGTTGATGCAGTCATGACCATTCCCAAAGGAACTCTTTTTCCCATGTGTGGTATGAACCTTGCTTTTGACCGCGAGCTGATTGGTCCGGCCATGTACTTTGGCCTTATGGGTGACGGACAGCCAATTGGACGCTATGATGACATGTGGGCTGGTTGGTGTGTCAAG gTGATATGCGACCATATGGGATGGGGAGTGAAGACGGGTTTGCCTTATATATGGCACAGCAAAGCCAGCAACCCATTCATGAACCTGAAAAAAGAATACAACGGAATCTTCTGGCAGGAAGAGGCGATACCGTTCTTTCAATCTGTGACTCTTCCTAAAGAATGTACTTCGGTTCAGCAATGCTATCTCGAGCTGGCCAAGCTCGTCAAAGAGAAACTTGGGAAGGTTGATCCTTACTTCATCAAGCTTGCGACTGGAATGGTCGCATGGATCGAAGCTTGGGAGGAGCTGAACTCCGCAGAGGGAACCGAGGCCAAGGCCAAGGCACCAAAGGGCAAAAATGATTAA
- the LOC109125051 gene encoding UDP-arabinopyranose mutase 3-like — protein sequence MAQLYSSVKPTPMLKDELDIVIPTIRNLDFLEMWRPFFEQYHLIIVQDGEPSKAIKIPEGFDYELYNRDDINRVLGPRASCISFKDSACRCFGYMVSKKKYIYTIDDDCFVAKDPSGKEINALEQHIKNLLSPSTPHFFNTLYDPF from the exons ATGGCGCAATTGTATTCTTCCGTGAAACCCACGCCAATGTTGAAAGATGAGCTAGACATTGTGATACCTACGATTCGAAACCTAGACTTCCTTGAGATGTGGCGACCTTTCTTTGAACAGTACCATTTGATCATTGTTCAAGATGGTGAGCCTTCGAAAGCCATCAAGATTCCAGAAGGGTTTGACTACGAGCTCTACAACAGGGACGACATCAATCGAGTCTTGGGTCCCAGGGCCTCTTGCATTTCCTTCAAGGACTCTGCTTGCCGTTGCTTCGGTTACATGGTTTCCAAAAAGAAGTACATCTACACCATTGATGATGATTGCTTT GTTGCAAAAGATCCATCTGGGAAAGAGATCAATGCTCTTGAGCAGCATATCAAGAACCTCTTATCTCCATCAACCCCACATTTCTTTAACACACTTTATGATCCATTCTGA
- the LOC104746662 gene encoding dnaJ homolog subfamily B member 1-like: MGVDYYKLLQVDRNAKDDDLKKAYRKLAMKWHPDKNPNNKNDAEAKFKQISEAYDVLSDPQKRAIYDQYGEEGLSSQAPPPGAGGFSGGSDGGASFRFNGRSADDIFSEFFGFSRPSFGDSRGAGPSGGGFRFAEDVFASNVNVPPRKAAPIERQLPCSLEDLYKGITKKMKISRDVLDSSGRPTTVEEILTIEIKPGWKKGTKITFPEKGNEQRGIIPSDLVFIVDEKPHAVFKRDGNDLVITQKIPLVEALTGYTAQVTTLDGRTVTVPINSVISPSYEEVVKGEGMPIPKDPSKKGNLRIKFSIKFPSRLTTEQKSGIKRMFSST, translated from the exons ATGGGGGTCGATTACTACAAGCTGCTTCAGGTGGATCGGAACGCAAAAGACGACGACTTGAAGAAAGCTTATCGGAAACTGGCCATGAAGTGGCATCCTGACAAGAACCCTAACAACAAAAACGACGCCGAAGCCAAATTCAAGCAGATCTCTGAAGCTTACGAT GTTTTGAGTGATCCTCAAAAGCGAGCTATCTATGATCAATACGGAGAAGAAGGTCTAAGTAGCCAGGCTCCGCCTCCAGGAGCAGGCGGGTTTTCGGGTGGTTCAGATGGAGGGGCTTCATTCCGGTTTAACGGAAGAAGCGCTGACGACATCTTCTCGGAGTTCTTTGGCTTCTCAAGACCCTCCTTTGGAGACTCACGTGGTGCAGGTCCCTCTGGTGGTGGGTTTCGCTTTGCGGAAGACGTTTTTGCTTCGAATGTGAATGTTCCACCTAGGAAAGCTGCCCCTATCGAGAGACAACTTCCTTGTAGTTTGGAGGATCTTTACAAAGGAATCactaagaagatgaagatctcTAGAGACGTCCTCGATTCAAGCGG GAGACCGACAACAGTTGAGGAGATTTTGACAATAGAAATCAAGCCGGGGTGGAAGAAAGGGACAAAGATAACCTTCCCAGAGAAAGGGAATGAGCAGCGAGGAATTATACCGTCAGATCTTGTATTCATAGTTGATGAGAAGCCACATGCTGTTTTCAAGCGAGACGGGAATGACCTTGTGATCACACAGAAGATCCCTCTAGTGGAAGCACTTACGGGTTACACCGCTCAGGTCACGACTTTGGATGGAAGAACAGTCACGGTTCCGATCAACAGCGTGATCAGTCCTTCTTATGAAGAAGTGGTGAAAGGAGAAGGCATGCCAATCCCTAAAGACCCATCGAAAAAAGGGAACTTGAGAATCAAATTCAGCATTAAGTTCCCGTCAAGGCTAACGACAGAGCAGAAATCTGGAATCAAACGAATGTTTTCGTCTACGTAG
- the LOC104746760 gene encoding rhodanese-like domain-containing protein 10, giving the protein MMTLLLPSQPNHIHKPPLVQYRRLRKPYRLPVISAAVSGKQLILSGKVRAVEPKEAKAVVASEGYMLLDVRPAWEREKACVKGSLHVPLFVEDTDNGPITLMKKWIHLGYIGLWTGQRFTMFNDEFTLRVVEAVPDKESKVLVVCGEGLRSLMAVSKLYGEGYKSLGWLTGGFNRVTEGDFPEIEGTEELRFATIGGASYYLLKLLVLLQSLGQKSS; this is encoded by the exons atgatgacacttcttcttccttctcaaccAAACCATATCCACAAGCCACCACTAGTACAATACCGACGCCTCCGAAAACCATACAGATTACCAGTAATCTCCGCCGCGGTGTCAGGTAAGCAGCTGATACTTTCCGGCAAGGTCCGGGCGGTGGAGCCGAAAGAAGCGAAGGCGGTTGTGGCGTCGGAGGGTTACATGCTCTTAGACGTGAGGCCGGCTTGGGAAAGAGAAAAGGCATGTGTGAAAGGGTCCTTACACGTGCCACTGTTCGTGGAGGATACTGACAATGGGCCGATTACGTTGATGAAGAAATGGATCCATTTGGGGTACATTGGGCTTTGGACAGGCCAGAGATTCACCATGTTCAATGACGAGTTCACCCTCCGTGTTGTGGAGGCTGTCCCGGACAAAGAGAGTAAAGTGCTTGTCGTGTGCGGTGAAGGACTCAG GTCGTTGATGGCTGTATCAAAGCTCTACGGAGAAGGTTACAAAAGCTTAGGGTGGTTAACCGGAGGGTTTAACCGAGTAACAGAAGGAGATTTTCCAGAGATCGAAGGAACCGAAGAGCTTCGGTTCGCGACGATAGGAGGTGCATCATACTATTTACTCAAACTACTTGTACTGTTGCAGTCTCTTGGCCAAAAGAGTAGTTAA
- the LOC104746843 gene encoding LIMR family protein At3g08930-like — protein MGDFNLALVIVAIVVCVIVFISSIYLLVNYQHPDDANQAYFPKFVVVFGLSIAMISILMLPADVANRHACRHAIYNGACNLTLPMKDLWLAIYIVDAILVFFVIPFAMFFYEGDQDKTLGKRIKSALLWVVTTAVVCALVLGILYGVIGKVDFSVRHLSSATSTFPTSWQFSNTQPCIGNTARQCSAFTANPASEKTWTMRTTFPEYVVALATIVGSVLFTIFGGVGIACLPLGLITAFIRRPKAVITRSQYIKEATELGKKARELKKAADGLHQEERSGAKGKKWRKNVKAVEKELLQLEEDVNLLEEMYPQGEQAETAWAFTVLGYLAKFILGILGLIVSIAWVAHIIIYLLVDPPLSPFLNEVFIKLDDVWGLLGTAAFAFFCFYLLLAVIAGAMMLGLKLVFITIHPMKWGATLMNSFLFNVGLILLCSISVIQFCATAFGYYAQATAAQEIFGHTLQSLRGIKYLYKYNVFQIGFVILAGLTFLYYIAFGWRRKKPSGRFQLST, from the exons ATGGGCGATTTCAACCTCGCTCTCGTGATTGTCGCGATCGTTGTCTGCGTCATCGTATTCATCTCAAGCATCTATCTCCTCGTGAACTACCAGCATCCAGATGATGCAAACCAGGCTTATTTCCCCAAATTCGTCGTCGTTTTTGGCCTGTCGATAGCCATGATCTCGATTCTCATGTTACCGGCGGATGTGGCCAATCGGCATGCTTGTCGACATGCTATTTACAACGGCGCTTGTAATCTAACATTGCCAATGAAGGATCTTTGGCTTGCCATTTACATTGTTGACGCTATTCTCGTCTTCTTTGTCATCCCCTTCGCTATGTTTTTCTATGAAGGCGACCAGGATAA GACTCTAGGGAAGAGGATAAAAAGTGCCTTGCTTTGGGTGGTAACCACGGCTGTTGTTTGTGCTCTGGTGCTTGGAATTTTATACG GTGTCATTGGAAAGGTTGACTTCTCTGTCAGGCACTTGTCTTCTGCCACATCCACTTTCCCTACTTCGTGGCAATTTTCAAATACTCAACCATGCATCGGTAACACTGCTCGACAG TGCTCAGCATTTACAGCTAATCCCGCATCTGAGAAAACATGGACCATGCGTACTACTTTTCCAGAATATGTTGTTGCCCTTGCGACAATTGTTGGCTCAGTTCTTTTTACG atatttggtGGTGTTGGTATTGCATGTCTACCATTGGGACTTATCACTGCATTCATCAGGCGTCCAAAAGCTGTTATCACTAGATCACAATATATAAAG GAGGCAACCGAACTAGGTAAAAAGGCAAGAGAACTAAAGAAAGCAGCTGATGGACTTCATCAGGAAGAAAGAAGTGGTGCTAAGGGCAAGAAATGGAGGAAAAATGTGAAAGCAGTTGAAAAG GAGTTGCTCCAATTGGAGGAAGATGTGAACCTCTTAGAAGAGATGTATCCACAAGGAGAACAG GCAGAAACAGCATGGGCTTTCACTGTGCTTGGATACTTGGCCAAGTTTATTCTTGGAATCTTGGG aTTGATCGTTTCCATTGCTTGGGTTGCACACATCATCATATATTTACTCGTCGACCCTCCTCTCTCCCCTTTTCTTAACGAGGTTTTCATTAAGCTTGATGATGTCTGGG GTCTTTTAGGCACTGCTGCCTTTGCTTTCTTCTGTTTCTACCTTCTACTTGCTGTTATCGCTGGGGCAATGATGCTGGGTTTGAAGCTGGTCTTCATTACCATTCATCCAATGAA ATGGGGAGCTACTCTAATGAACTCTTTCCTCTTCAATGTTGGGCTCATTCTTCTTTGTTCAATCAG TGTGATTCAATTTTGTGCCACTGCATTTGGATATTACGCTCAAGCCACTGCTGCCCAGGAGATCTTTGGTCACACATTGCAGTCCCTTAGAGGAATTAAGTACCTCTACAA GTACAATGTGTTCCAAATCGGGTTTGTTATCCTGGCTGGACTAACCTTCCTATATTACATTGCTTTT GGATGGAGGAGAAAAAAACCCAGCGGCCGTTTCCAGCTCTCTACTTAA
- the LOC104746930 gene encoding chlorophyll a-b binding protein CP29.2, chloroplastic, giving the protein MAATSTAVAAASSSIMGTRVVSDIHSGSSRFTARFGFGTKKAAPKKAKKVITDRPLWFPGAQSPEYLDGSLVGDYGFDPFGLGKPAEYLQFDLDSLDQNLAKNLYGEVIGTRTEEVDPKSTPFQPYSEVFGLQRFRECELIHGRWAMLATLGALTVEWLTGVTWQDAGKVELVDGSSYLGQPLPFSISTLIWIEVLVVGYIEFQRNAELDSEKRLYPGGKFFDPLGLASDPEKKAQLQLAEIKHARLAMVAFLGFAVQAAATGKGPLNNWATHLSDPLHTTIIDTFSSS; this is encoded by the exons ATGGCCGCCACTTCAACAGCCGTCGccgctgcttcttcttcaatcatGGGTACACGGGTGGTTTCCGACATCCACTCCGGTTCAAGCAGGTTCACAGCCCGGTTCGGATTCGGAACCAAGAAAGCTGCTCCCAAAAAGGCTAAGAAGGTTATCACTGACCGGCCTCTATGGTTCCCAGGCGCACAGTCCCCTGAATATCTCGACGGTTCGCTTGTCGGAGACTACGGGTTCGACCCTTTCGGTTTAGGTAAACCGGCGGAGTACCTCCAGTTTGATCTCGACTCCCTGGACCAGAATCTTGCCAAGAACTTGTACGGAGAGGTGATCGGGACACGTACCGAGGAGGTGGACCCCAAATCGACGCCGTTTCAGCCCTACAGTGAAGTCTTCGGGCTCCAGAGATTCAGAGAATGTGAGCTGATTCACGGTCGGTGGGCTATGCTCGCCACTCTTGGTGCTCTCACCGTGGAATGGCTCACCGGTGTTACTTGGCAAGACGCCGGCAAG GTTGAGCTAGTGGATGGGTCGTCTTACTTAGGACAACCATTGCCCTTCTCCATCTCGACATTGATCTGGATCGAAGTGTTAGTGGTCGGCTACATTGAGTTCCAACGAAACGCTGAGCTGGACTCGGAGAAGCGTTTGTACCCAGGAGGCAAGTTCTTTGACCCGTTAGGACTGGCGTCTGACCCAGAGAAGAAGGCTCAGCTTCAGCTAGCTGAGATCAAACATGCTCGTTTAGCCATGGTTGCCTTCTTGGGTTTCGCTGTTCAGGCTGCTGCAACGGGTAAAGGACCGCTCAACAACTGGGCGACTCACCTTAGTGACCCGCTTCACACCACCATTATTGAtaccttctcttcctcttga